The Juglans microcarpa x Juglans regia isolate MS1-56 chromosome 8D, Jm3101_v1.0, whole genome shotgun sequence genomic sequence actcaatgaaatcatggttgggaatagttattgtgattatcttcaggaattaattgtgacttgaggtcacctaggaatttaatttttgaggctatactttcttttggagtttgagcatctagttggttgaatgaaggacatttttatttaacttgaagagagattgatgggatgtcatgtatggtgtatgaaactatcttcgaagttgaagcttaggcatcaacagtggataatatgatcaagtatgtgggttaataaaacattaggatccttgggtgttgtgcaatggcttttggtggattgattatttgagcagtatggcttgccttgaggtttaatagtgatgtactattgaaggaactagttgtgttaatactagcttattggagtaggaataggtgggcgagttaccaaggaggttttgttaatgttttggtgaagtcaatggtggttcgttgtgagtttagtcaccgttagattagatgttgtttagaatgtagatggtgagctttcgggtttaggttgttaggtagaagtctctaggcactcttttgattcgctaggttggaattgagtcttttaaagtatgtttcttatcttagaggagatgagtgtattttgggttgaggttgtttattttcaatttgggatgctgaggttgtttgatattgggtttctgtctttgatcatggttgtattttatagaatttgattttgatcaaggcagcagaagttaattgaggaatttgagttataactcgtggttttgggagagagagtatttttctaccaaattgtgataagggttttggttagtaggaatggagccaccttgtactcgatggtgttagtttcatgaggacgtaagttttatgcatgtggcgaatatcagagtgcgcagcagaagcgtggtatttttgttgtagtcaggagttcaaattgtgctgatttgaagaattagtggtgacttgaactatgagaagatacttgtaattagagattaatcatttggttgtgcaatttgttattgatggttaacattggaagtggctattaggtttccaatagtagaattccatgaaggtttagaagttggagcataggagttgattgaggttggcacatattattgtatggatctattgatcattggaatttattggatgttgtattaaggttctcgaggaaatgagatttttggatagcagtcactctaggaatactggtcgtgatgtgtcattgggggactaaaacgagtatattggatattgccatgttcattgagaaatgtaccacgtgccgtctagttaaggttgagcatcaaggtagacttcaacctctccctattccagagtggaagtgggatgatatttctatggattttgtggtagggttgccgaggactcctagtgggaagaactcaatttgggtgattgtggatcggttgaccaagagtgcccatttcttgcctgttaataatactgactcgttgggtaagttgactcggttatatgtcaaggagatagtgcgtttgcatggaatacccaagagtatagtgcgtttgcatggaatacctaagagtatcgtgtcagatcgggactcgcgattcacgtcccatttctggaagagtttgcaggcagcattaggcactaaattgaagtttagtttgGCGTATCAccccaaacggacggccaatcagagcgtactattcagactttggaggatatgttgcggtcttgtgtcatggaattccaaggaagttgggagaatcacttaccgcttattgagttatcttataataacagttttcattcctccattcagatggccccgtatgaagctttatatggatggaagtgcagatcgcctttatgttgggatgaagttggcgagaacaaattgtttGGGCCTGAGATAGTTCAAggaatgaaggatcaagttcagtttatataaggactaaaatggcggaagcgcaaagtcgccataagagttatgcagatacaagaagaagagacttatcctttgaagtaggCGATTGGGtatatcttaaagtctctcttatgaaaggcgttaagcgctttggtaagaaaggaaagcttagtccaagatatgtcggccattttcagatcgtagagaaagttggatttgttgcttatagagtggccttgccggactattttggtggtatgttcttagtctgctcttagttgaatcttattcctgtcttagtcttaatgttgaccttgccaatttcgaggacgaaattttatttaaagggggaggatgtaacaccccacattttagtgtatttttactaaaggattatttttatttatttaaaatttattctcttattttaaaattggttggatttttaatgagtttatttctatgattttaatttggtgaaaattatttttatgtgctttcttaatatttatttattgttatgcatttaaattgcttttaatatttatttaattactgtgggatttaattatttcacgtttaaattattttatttaacttgaggttttgaaatcgtttccgttggatcatttttgtgacccaagttatgaggattggacctcatttcttttccctctattttttcttttccttttctttttcttttcttcttttcttttttttctttttcttctgctttcCCCCTCCCCGCGGCGCGCACAACCcagccccctctctctccctctctccgtccgtttgcCTCATCTCCACCCagagccgccgtgagccggcggtggtcgacaccgcccggccgaccagctccccctccctccggcgacctcacccccaaatcccagcccctacctcccCGCCGatagcccgcacgcaccccacgaagccgcgggccactttcacgccagcgccgccgtgagccagcggtggccttcacagcccaccccattgtgttcccctgccgccggcgacctcacctccatccgcgccgccgttaaccaccagtagcccttcaaagccgcggccaccattcgttccagcgccgccgtcgcaccaccattggccaccatcttcctaccacatcatcctcgacctcttggcaacccattggacccaaccccagctccgatccgccaccggtgaagctccaccatctacatttccgatttgagcattttggtcttctaccgcccatttcgccgccacccacggcaaaccaccaccaccactagcttcaccgacctccctaggccctaccctatcaatcttgggtcttcgtttgaaagttggtattgtgacccacggccacagtgtattttacactgtggtgttgctcaaacgtcgcctttttcaacttcgtgatcatcggaaaattattatattgcactgtaagtatttctccaaaaaactttcgtaatttaaatgtatttttgcactaatccatttcactgtattttttggcatgccggactgagtccgaggagttcgggggtcggatggatttgtgattggagttgtttggttggatttgattggattggtaattgttggtttggatattgtgttggtacatgtgcatttcattatttcatgcatgatcatgtttgtaaaagaaaactgggttttcgtgtattgcattcatgttcatgtgtttatgaaaactgggttttcatgtgagaatggatttttggtgcgtgtgtatcacgaccccaagccgagatggggtattaactcggtggagctcctctggttactcgggagcggaatatactgagtaacgtcccctggattgtcgccgggcaacaatgggatcggacgagatggtctcgtgccgactccgtggtccttctgctggcggggactagaggatgtctggccacgtacgcgctgggcgcggaactgggcatcgctcgttgcgtagtgtgggtgcttggccatgtacgcgctgggcgcggaactgagcaccgctacgaagccaggacttgcggatggtccataggggaggccatggtgcatatggaaataatgcatggtgcatttggaattatttcactattttctgggaaaatagtgcgagttggtttttgggtaaatcattttctaggaaaatgttttacggatattttgggccaaaatgggattttggcgtgtgttagaaaattatcattttcggggaaaatgatgtcttgtggaaaaatgcatatttcatcatgtgcatgcatgttagttgcatttaatgcattttatattacgttgttattttgggttatacttacctgcgataccattttgtggtaacgcagattttgatgcagatgaggagaaggagggcgagcctgaggagacggctccgcctgaggagtgatctgggatcactcgtttgtttatctgaaactattgtaatatattttatggattactgtataactgttatttaaatctttactgatgtttgattgtaaataaattctggtacttagttgactatccgctgcgttattttatttgtacactgttgcatgtatacacactggcacttcgttgggatgtgtgaccgtgttgtcaccatcctagcgtctcgatccctgtgtatttgtataagggggattgggggcgccacattggTCTTATGAAAGGAATGACATGTTTGGTGTGAAAAGTTGCTatcgttttattttttatcaacttgGATCTCAATTTGCAGAGTCCTCAAATGTCCAAACTCATAATGTATTATGGAAGCACTTGTGGAAAATGAAGGTCCCAAGTAAACTGAAATTTTTTGCATGTTGTGTATGCAAAAATGGCCTTCCTACGGGGGAAAATCTAGTGCAGAAACAAGTGTTGACAGATGCAACATGCAGATTATGTTTTTTCGAAAGGGAGGATATTTCACATGTTGTAGTGACTTGTAGGGCTTTAAAAGGTTTGATGCAGGATTATATTCCTGGGCTTGTGTTTGACAGAGGGAAAACAGTCTGTAAGATGACATTGGATCTTTGTGAAAGGCAAATGCATGAAAAGTTATCAGTGTTTTTTGCTTTGGCTTGGAGTTTCTGGTTCCGTAGAAATAAATATCTGCATGATCAACTATTACTATCCCCTAAACAGGTTGCAGATGGTGTTGTATCTATGTTGAAAAGTTATGGGCAGGTTCAACAAAAGAATCGGATTCAGTTAATGCAACATTATAAATGGCAGGCTCCACAATCTGAATGGTTGAAactaaatgttgatggtgcAGTTTTTTCTAAATTGGGAAAAACAAGAGTTGGGGTTGTATTAAGGGATGATCATGGCAGGGTTTTAATGGCTAGATGCAAAGTGGAAACAGAGATGGAAGGCATAGAAGCTATAGAACTGATGGCCATTTTCAGAGGACTGCAGTTGTGAGCAACCATGGGTATTTCAAAACTTTTAGTAGAAAGTGACAGCTTGCTTTGTGTAGAGGCTTTAAATGATGACAACATGTATAATTCTTTGCTTGGGGGGGTTATACTATGAAATTAAAcagctttcttcacactttgaGAGTTGTATTTTTACACATGTATTTCGGGAGGGGAATATGGTTGCTCATATGTTGGCTAGGAATGTAAGTTAAGTTGATAATATTGCTTTATGGTGGGACTGTGTTCTAGACTGTATTTCTCAAGCTTTATGGCTTGATAATTGTCTGTAACTATTGGATTCCTTTGATGAAATGAATTTCagatttctataaaaaaaaaaaaaaaaaaaaaaaaaaaaaaaaaaaaaagagtaatgctacttttTATATCTTTGATTTTAAGTTGCTTGTTCTAATTTTAAGTGGTTGACATATAAGATTAGTACTTATAACGCACTACATAATTAAACAGTATGACTGTGAGTGACAAAATCAAGGATGAAGAATAGCATTTCTCGATATATGTAAttactcagtttttttttaagtaaactaCTTTTAATTCTAGTATATGTTATtactcggtttttttttttttttttttggtgaccTAAAGAATTAAGTGCCCTTTcgaaattttatatgaaattatattatgacCACGCACCAAGTAGTTGTATTTACTTATCATAATTGCAACCGACATTTGTGGCTTAAATACTTTGTCGATCCTAGCTACGACGAGGTCGTGATTTGGTCTTTTAGGATTTATAGCATCGTCCAAGATTTTATCTTTGTGGTGTActgaattattattaatattgatttaaatatgtattttgGTTACAGAATTCGAGGAAGGGGCCGGGagattttttatacaaatttcgtTGTTGGGCGGGCCAATACATGGAACCGGCCGCATTGGCAGTAATTGGGATTCAGTACGTCACTctgtattttagtatattttttttatttaaaaattttttttattaatttaaaaattaattctcttgttatatatttattgaatttttaatcggtttatttttatgatttttaatttctgaaaattaatttgatatgtttctttaatattaattattgttatttatttaaatttctctttattttaaattaatttattgttagatttaattattttattttcatttaatcactacatttaaattattttatttaacttgctgttttgaaattttttttgttgaatcattttagtgacccaagatgtgaggattgacctcatttctttccctcactttttctttttcccttttttcttttttcctctttttcttttcttctccttttctttcccccccatttctttctctcctctctctcttttctctcctgCGTGCAGTTCCTCTCTCCCCCATTCGTGCGTCGTTCTCCACCCTGTGCCGTCATGCGCCACTCATGTCTGTCACCGCCCCTTCCGTTTGCTTCCTctccggccggcgacctcaccctcCGATTTCCAGCCCCTCTCTCGCCG encodes the following:
- the LOC121242461 gene encoding uncharacterized protein LOC121242461; this encodes MQDYIPGLVFDRGKTVCKMTLDLCERQMHEKLSVFFALAWSFWFRRNKYLHDQLLLSPKQVADGVVSMLKSYGQVQQKNRIQLMQHYKWQAPQSEWLKLNVDGAVFSKLGKTRVGVVLRDDHGRVLMARCKVETEMEGIEAIELMAIFRGLQL